The proteins below come from a single Tachysurus fulvidraco isolate hzauxx_2018 chromosome 13, HZAU_PFXX_2.0, whole genome shotgun sequence genomic window:
- the p2ry1 gene encoding P2Y purinoceptor 1, translated as MTDMNFTSIPYVAENQALRTNYTGGCSLTKTAFQFYYLPTVYIIVFITGFIGNSLAIWMFVCHMRPWSSISVYMFNLALADFCYVLSLPFLIFYYFNKTDWIFGDVMCRLQRFIFHVNLYGSILFLTCISVHRYSGVVHPLKSLGRLKKKNAVRTSALVWFVVIAGISPILYYSRTGPKRNVTTCYDTTTEDELPGYFVYSMCMTVFGFCVPFVVIFGCYGFIVKALIYNDMDNVPLRKKSIHLVIIVLAVFAVSYLPFHVMKNLNMRARLYFQSPEMCEFNNRVYATYQVTRGLASLNSCVDPILYFLAGDTFRRRFSRATKKNSRKGDVVLQSKSEETALNSLPEYGENGSKSL; from the coding sequence ATGACAGACATGAACTTCACCTCAATTCCGTATGTGGCTGAGAACCAAGCGCTGAGAACCAATTACACAGGCGGCTGCTCGCTGACCAAAACCGCCTTTCAGTTCTACTACCTTCCCACAGTCTACATCATCGTCTTCATCACCGGCTTCATCGGGAACAGCCTGGCCATatggatgtttgtgtgtcacatgCGTCCGTGGAGCAGCATTTCGGTTTACATGTTTAACCTCGCGCTGGCTGACTTCTGCTACGTGCTCTCACTTCCCTTCCTCATATTCTATTACTTCAACAAAACCGACTGGATCTTCGGTGATGTCATGTGCCGCCTACAGCGCTTCATCTTCCACGTCAACCTCTATGGGAGCATCCTGTTCCTGACATGCATCAGTGTGCACCGCTACTCCGGTGTCGTCCACCCGCTCAAGTCGCTCGGGAGGCTCAAGAAGAAGAACGCCGTGCGCACCAGCGCCTTGGTGTGGTTCGTCGTGATAGCTGGTATCTCGCCGATCCTTTACTACTCACGCACGGGGCCTAAACGAAATGTTACCACGTGCTACGATACGACCACTGAGGACGAGCTTCCGGGGTACTTTGTCTATAGCATGTGCATGACCGTGTTTGGATTCTGCGTGCCATTTGTGGTCATCTTCGGCTGCTACGGGTTCATCGTAAAAGCGCTCATTTACAACGACATGGACAATGTGCCGCTCAGGAAGAAGTCTATCCACCTGGTTATCATCGTGCTCGCTGTCTTCGCCGTGTCCTACCTGCCCTTCCATGTCATGAAGAACCTCAACATGAGGGCCCGGCTTTACTTCCAGAGCCCTGAGATGTGTGAGTTTAACAACAGGGTCTATGCTACTTACCAGGTCACCCGGGGACTGGCCAGCCTCAACAGCTGCGTGGATCCCATTCTCTACTTTCTAGCTGGGGACACATTTCGACGACGGTTCTCCAGAGCCACTAAGAAAAATTCCAGGAAGGGCGACGTCGTGCTTCAATCCAAGAGCGAGGAAACGGCTCTCAACAGCCTGCCGGAGTACGGCGAGAACGGGAGCAAGTCGCTATGA